From the Candoia aspera isolate rCanAsp1 chromosome 3, rCanAsp1.hap2, whole genome shotgun sequence genome, the window AAACAGTACTTCCATTATTAAGCAGGGAAATCAGGTTGGCAGAGAAAGAACAGCTTGATCATGGCAATTTCAGGAGGGAGACACCGGGAGGAGCATTGGCACGCCCCTTCCACCTTTGGTCTGTCTTGCCTTAAAGGTACCTGCACAAGTTTCCCAATCCAAATGGAGCTGAGCCTCAGACTACAAAACAAATCGTCACACTTTTAGGTTTTGTGACAACACATTCTTCTAAAACCTCATTTCCATTTTAAGTAAAATTGTCTCTCTTAAAACCTTTGGCTAGGGATTTTATTCTTTTGCATTATAGAACAGTAACTGTATGCAGAGGATCAGTCAAGCTTGTTCTGAACTGTTATTTATATAGATGAATCATTCCATCTTCTTTACACTATATCCCCGATATTTTCTAGTCAGAGACAAGAAAGCCTGACATTTAAAAATGTGCTGCACCAAGATAAAAGAAATGCCTAAAACATTGGGGAGGGGAAGGATTTCAGCAGCAGGTTTTGACACATGAAAATGGAGCGCTGAGCCTGCAGTTACTCAAGGACAATGGATGAGCTTCAAAGAAAAGTTCTTTTTGTACCACAGGCTGTGAGATAGGATGTTTAATTCACTGCATCATCCCTTTGCAAAGGAATGATCAGAATCTCTTTTGCTATCCGCTCTGCTATTGCTTGACTATTTGCAGCAATTATCCTTCTTGACATCAAATCAAATGGTCctcctagaaaaaagaaaaacacaagtcTATTgaacataaggtaaaggtaaaggtttcccttgacattaagtccagtcgtgtctgactctagggggcggtgctcatctccgtttcaaagccgaagagccggcatttgtccgtagacacttccgtggtcatgtggccggcatgactaaacggaacgccattacctgcccaccgaagcggtacctattaatctactcacatttgcatgttttcgaactgctaggttggcaggagctgggactagcaacaccctgtcacatggattcgaaccgccgaccttccgatcggcaagctcagcagctcagcgagtGCCCTGAGTCAGCAGACGTGCAAATTGAATATTGCTGCAGGAATTGAACTTTATTTTTCTAAACTATATTACCTGTTAAATTTTTTTCTGGGAACTCAAGGCAGCCCTCacgttttctccacaacaactaTCCTGGCCCAAAGCAAGTGAGCTTCCATTAAATATTTGGCTCTCCAAATGTTCAGTGGGTCTCCCTGATCCTAATCCAACCCCTTCCATTACACCATACTGGGTCTCTGGACTAGTCATTGGTTCAATTAATCAAGACAAGGAACAGCCTCACGTAAAGTTTTCAAAATCCTGCAATACCAGAACAAATAATGATCAAATTAATTTTTCAGTCTTGAATGAAATGTTAGCAGCACCATGTCTCTAAGTAGGCACTGAATCCTAGGGTCTGAGAACACCAGAGATATCTTTTACAAGTTAAAAGTGGAAAACAATTATGCATGTTAAAAGTGGAGATAACTTAAATTTCAAAAACACAGTAGCCATATTCACATGGCACAGCTTCTAGAAAGTCCTGCCTTGTGTGGGAAGAGGTATTCTTGTGCATACAGCTTGTTAGCTCCCACTCTGTTCTGCTCCTTAACAAACAGTGATGGGTCATTTAGTATGTTGAACTGTGGTAGATTTTGGCACCTCCGCTAGTTGtcaggaagaagggagcacatTCTAAGGAGATAAGAAGACTCACAGTCTGGAGAGTAATGGTGGgagaacaaagaggttcaggatagccccgccctagagtcccCCTGGTTATttcccttaggtcagttagagtagctttagtctggcaagactctgTCTGTACGTTGAGAGCAAgtgaagaactggagtttgaatgaaCTGACTtgtcgttgttcttgggctgggcctgacatgaaCTGAAGTAAAGTTTGCATACTACAAATGAAAACCATAAGCCAGGATTATTCTGGTTTTACGATTTCTACCTTTTTGCAGAGCAGGGTACAACTCAGCAGAAATTAGATGGACTTTTACATGCAGCAGCATCTGCATCAAGCCTGATGAAGTTGTCATGCAAATGCTGTTCTTATGTACCTGATTCCTGATCCTTGACACAAATACGGAAGttacagcatttgtgtgatgatgtgcATCATGCACGTTTTGTCATTCTCACCCTCTCTGCAAGTAAATCCTCAGGTTTGTGTCCCTGAGTGGAAAATACTTAAATGCTCAAATTATATTTAACAGTCTTAGTCTTCTTGGACTTCTTCTCATGAACTGTCAACTACAAAACTGGTCTTACTTTGTTTTCAACCTATTTTACCTGAGACATCGAGCAGCACTCCCCCTGCTTCAAGAATGATAATTCCAGCTCCTGCCATATCCCAGCAGTGAATCCCCATCTCATAATAGGCGTCGGCTCCTCCTGTTGCCACCAGACACATATTAATAGCTGCTGTCCCTACTGCTCTAATCCTAAAACGGATAACAGAATTACTGCAACCAATTATTTAGGCATTGACAGTAATGACTAATCATTTGGGATGCTAAAGCACAGAAGTAAACACTGAATTGGGGAACTGAGTGTAACTTAGTAGAATGAAGTGCATGTACCTAAATCTGGATACCGCCAATATCAGGATATTACTCTTCATAATGGCATCTCATAATAGCACCCTACTACAtcatcttaactattttatcctaATTATTAAAGCCAAATATGTGACTTTTTCAATCAGCTAGGATTACTGGGAATACATCATGTATCTGAGAGACAGGAAACAAACTCTTCTGCATGTTGGGAATTAAGCTGCAGCGTCCCAACATTCCTTTCCATCATTCAGTGGACTTGGGACCTTCTTCCAGTAAACTGATGGcatttaaaaataagttgaagAATTTAACCACACTACCAGGATAGCACAGGTCAAGATTAAGTCATTTTTAAATAGGCTGCTCTTGTAGAATCGAAACTATCTAGCCAGCCTTCCTTCCCAACCCCCTTAGAAATGTTAACCTTAACATTGTCCCTCTTATACTTGCCTTTCCCAATCATTTCCTGAGACTTTgtacattatatatttttatgactGTGTATAGATTCTTTAATAGAGATAACACATGAAACAGTAATTTGTCAGTACAGTTATTTGGAAAATCGTTGAGACTTTTGGAAATCTATGACATTTGACACACAAACCTCAAAATTGGCAAATAAACTCCTGCATTGCCAAAAGCAGGCACACCTCTGCAGAAGTGATTCACCTCTATTCTTCTTAACGCCTAGCctaatttcttctctttctttctccaacaCTGCTACCCATACTCTGTGTACAAAGTCATATAGTTCCTATATGAAGCAGGGTGAGGCTTACAATCAACATTCTTTTACCTTACTATACATAGCCTGTTTTCTGCTAACACCACCTGGGCCAATGTATTGAAAACAGAGGTCCTAATTTGGGTCACTGAATGGATTGAGGGAAGAATGGGAACATTCTCATGTTCTTGGAAATATTTACATTGTGCTGATGTACCAAATCGTATACAGAATGCAAATAAACTGGAAATAAGAAAGATACCATACCCATGAATAGGAATGCTAAGGAGCCTTTGCATGTTAGAAAGAACTGTTTTTATAACTTCTGGATCACGGCTGGATCCCAGTTCTGATACTAAGAGTGCTTTTGTAATATctgcaaaattagaaaaaaaattgtatccCATTAATTTACATTTGATCAGTGCTGttaaaagagaacaaaatgaacaACAGTAACATAACATATTGTTTAAAGCAcatcattatttattttgtatctaATGCCTAGAAGGGTTAGAAAAAGGCATTCCCTGTCCATAGGCTCACTTAATGCTCACCAACACATCTATGACCTGAACATGGAGAAGAAAACAAGCTAAAGACATATTGCATAAACCTTCCTTAAAAAGTACAAACAATTATGTTCCACAAAGTTCTGAACAATCCTTTGTGACCTCTAGCCCCAACAACTGAGCCTTGGTACCTACAGACATTAAACGAGCAATGAGGCCACTTTTTATTTAGATGGATGATACCCTCCAAGTTCTTTCTCCTGCTGACTGCAGAGGTCAGGTATGCTGTGTACTGTTTCTCACAAATCTGCCTTCTTTTAATgaaaatttccatttttaaaaaatggcaaacagGCATGGAACATCTGGGCAatgcttcaaaaaataaaaaaggcagatgAATTGTCTGAAACATGGTATGGAGGTACAAGGCAGACTGCCTGAACAGAATTCCTGTTGCCGATTAGCACAGAAGCAATAGTAACTATGTTTAAGAGAACACACACAGAGTTAAGTCCCATTTCCAAGGGCATTTGATTTATCTTTTGCCCTAAGTGGGGCAGCAGTTGTagagcaaagagaaaaaaatcactcTTCATATACTTCTCTGGCAATGCAATATAAGAACAAAAGAAGAGTGCCATCAGGTGAGCTCATCTCTGTcctcaaatgatttgcagtgtaAATTATGGGAGTACATTTGGGTATTTATATCCCTCAAGCCAATTTTGCAATGCAATATAAGAACAAAAGAAGCCTGTGTGACTTCTGGAAAGCATATTatcattactattactattattattttatcctgccctatctatccatccatccatccatctcaaagcagtgaacttacctaatactcttatttttcccacaacaaccctgtgaggtgggttgggctgagagagagggactagcccaaattcaccgagctggctttcattcacctaagggaggcctagaactcacagcctcctggtttcccccttcaccactacaccaaaccggctcttggaagagaaagaagatttGGGAAGAAAGCCAAAAGCAGGAAAGGCTGGGGTGGCCTTACAATCTTAGAATAAAAGGGAGTCTGAAAAGTGAAAGTCAATGGAAAAGGTCAACAGCAAGACCAGTAACCAAAGAAGGCCAAACCCACAGAAGAGACCTTGTGCTAGAGAATGATGAGAATGGTGAAAAAGTGGGAAGAACCTTTCTCATTTGCAATTTGACATCAGCCACAAGGGGATGGAAACAAGCAAAGCCTGTGCTGGCcagctggaagtgaagaagaggTTGGCTTCCAAGCCTTGAATATGAAAAGGAGTTCCTTGGTGAAGGaactaagaaggaaaaatgcTCAAAGAGTAAGAAGGCAAAGGAATTCCAAACTATCAAGGTGGAGACCTGTTAAACAGAGTGAAGTAATCACTGCGTAGCTGGTGTGAAATAGCCTGATTCAGTCCAATGCTTCCTTGAACTGATGAAACTCTGTGTCATGAACTTCCACCCTAACACACACAAACTAGAGATGACAAAGCTTTACCTTGTTGTTTTGACACTTGGAGCTTCTGCCCATTGCAAAAGGCTCCTTTTCCTTTCTGGCCAGTATACATCTTGTCTTCTACACAGCTGTACACAATTCCAAATTCCATCTGTAATAAGGAAAATGCAACACCTATAGTTCTTTAACACATCTAACTTTACGTTTTGGGAAGTGGTTGCAATAAAACATGTTTTCCCCTATTAGAAGTTAAGATAAAATGAGAAATCAATTACCTGTTTCTTTACTACAAAGCCAATTGAAACTGCTACAAAAGGAAACCTTGAAGatcaaaaagagaaatatattgcatttgtaAGGCAGACAGAAGCAACAGCTGTAAATTAGAAAAGCAGAATTTGGATAAAATTACTCTAGGCACCCCTAAAGGAAGTACTGAAAAACAAGTTCTAACATTTTCATATCACAACAGAACCAAAGATTATCCCTTAATGGCCAGGAAACAAGGCATTTAAGTATTACAAtgcatttaaatattatttatccaGTACATGTAGTGACTCTAAGAAATAGCTGAAAAAGGTACCTATGGACAAAGTTAGTTGTTCCATCTATAGGGTCAATAATCCAAGTGGGATTGTCTGTCAAAATACTTCCTGCACCAGCTGCAACAGATTCCTCTCCAATAAAGCTAGAATGAACAATAATATACAGACAGATAACATATAGATTGCAATTTCATACTTAATATACATGTATCATAAAGTACCACTACAAGTTCAAAAGCCATCACTCGTCCAGTATACTACTTttaggtcatttttttttttaccatcaaTTCATTTGATGCATTACAAAGATCTTTGTTGAATTAGAGTAACTGGTCCATGTAGTTCAGCATTCtagggatagtcaatcatgggggtggttggtaccCTGATGTAGCCCTGGAATATTTTACtaagaccatcttggattttacattttatattcttatatttatgtatagAATGTATACATaacatatgtatattttataatgaaccttttattcttttattcacttgtaaaccgcccagagtcatcgcAACACAAGATGCATGGTGAagaaatatggtaaataaataattaaataaattctgtACCTAGAACGATATACAGCTTTTCTAATATCCTGCAGATGTGATAGGATCACAATggccagaattcctagccaataTAATTGGGAAACAATACAGGTAGCCcgcgacttacaacagcagttgggaccggaatttccatcactaagcaatgtggccgTAAAGAGTGACTACATCACTTAGTgttggcaatccctgcagtcctggttgccgttgttaactgaatcccacggtcgttaggcgaggcaacttcttgccagcttcccacaaccagagTCAGTCACGGGGGTGCTcagatggccagaactctgaggaccagttgtaaccaccattcgttcagtgcctTTGTAGCTTTGAATgctcgctgaacgaatggtcgtaggtcaaggactacccgtattctAGGAAGTTACAACACATCTACAACACACCTCACATTACTGACTTATATTCAGTGAGTTAATCGACGATATCTCCAAGATCCTATTCATGGGTACATTGCTGAGCTCAGACTTGTATTTCAGAAGTGTATCTCTTTGCAACTAACATCATAAAACATGCTGTACCTGTGAGatggatatttttcttttatagaaGATATAATCATATTTTCCACTTTTTGATCAGTGATTGTGACTAGATCTGCTGGAGAACTTTTAACCATGACAGTTATATCCTCTGTCAATGCCTCCCGGATTATCTGTACAGAAAAATCGTTATATGGTTATTTTGAAAACAGGTCATGATAAAATAGTATGCTTAATTTTCAGTAAGACTTCAGACCTTTCCTGCTGGAGGAAGAGGTAGAAGcagcaagaattttttttaatgaaagaccCAAATTCAATTCTTGTTTTACAAGTTAATCATGCCCAAGCTTGAACATTTGTAATGattaaaaatgtggaaaatggAAGAACCCTTTTCAGGTTGTGTTCAAGCGCCATGCATAACTAATATGAGGACACCATAGGAAATACACAATTCTATAGATGACTTACTTGTTTAAATTTTCTTCTAAGTTGATAATGATTTAGGATTTCTaaatcttatatttatttttatattttaaaataaatgtggttCCTTGTTTGCTTTGTAAATCCCTCATTCCTTTGGACTGCTCAGATATTAGATAAAAGTACAAGTCAGGTTCTTGGGCACATACAAATTCTCAGAAAAGTTTATATTCTTAAGCAGGGATGGGCAGCCTAGGGCCTAGCTGGCACAAATGGCCCTCAATTCACCATTTTTGTGGTTCTTACAGCAGTACCGAAATGAGGTAGTACAGTTATTCATTACTGGTGACAAGCTATGATTTCTAAGCTGCAAAGGCTCAATATTAAAATCAGTATTTGAATATTTAATCCATTTTTGAGGATGAGTTTTTGttttgtagatttttaaaatgtttctctaATCCCAATACAAGGTAAATTATTCATACCTCTCCGGCTTTTCTTGCTAAAGCAACTGCGTAGTTCATGCATCCTTCCCAAGGATCAGCCATCTTTATCTACATAGAATGTCATATTTCAGTtacttacaatttttaaaataccataCAATACTGATGCTGAGGAAAAATACAATCTTTCCAGAATCTTTCTCTTCAATCTTACTAACCTCATATTCTGGATTTCCCTTATGGATTTCCTTTTATGCCCAAATGTAGATGATACACAAATAAATGTTAACATTGGTCTGCCTGGTGCTCTTCCTTAGAAGCTCCTTTGATTGGAAAGCTCAGGGATTTTGTTTTAAGCATTGTTTTGTTCCAGAATTTTGAGATCAAGGCTAAAAATATACATGCATTTGCTTGAAAGCAAATCCCACTGAATATGAAATGTTTTCCTATTCATGCTTAAAGGTACCAGGCTGGAAAGGTTATATAAATACTCTTTAACAcatttatgcattaaaaaaaatctgtttgtccAGTCTTCCATTTTTTGATTATGATCCAACACAGATGATGCTTACCATGAGCAGGTAGTTGAACAGGATACAATTAATTGAATTTATTACAAACCGAGTTTGAACCTAATTTTGGGATAGCAATCCCAAATGATGGATGATTTATGCCAAAAACGAAAAGGAAAACTCAAATCTAGGGAGAACTCAATGACATCATGCAGATTGACAACAGAGAGAAAATGTAACTTATTGTGTAGCTCAGTTATTACAAAATGAGTTATTGCTCTGGATTGAAGAGAAGCAAATTTCTCTATATAATTTCTTAGAGCATGGAGGGCCAACTAGGAACATAGTGAAGGGATGAAGGGGTTGAGCCTGTTACTGAATTCTCTCTGCTACTctccaaaacaaaagcaaacaaaaaaaccccaaaccccactcaaatttcctttttctgctaGGGAATCCTGCAAATTAGGTTTTGATTCATTGCTGTtagctattttttgtttttttaatccattcaatcctatctgattctcagagactgcctgcacaagtccctgcagttttcttggcaaggtttttcagaagtgccattgcctacttcctagggctgagagaaagtgactggctttgtgcccaaggcaggactggaactcatggtcttcccatttctaccctgatgccttaaccactacaccaaactgactctcatgtTAGCTAATACAACAACTCAATTATATCCAGctgttttctttggttttctgcTGGCCAAGCAATCTGTGAATTCAATATAGGATGGAAATAGTATGAACATTTCCAGAAATGGAGAATGTATAAATCCTCTTTTCAGCATCCTTTGAGAAAGCATCTACTGAGAAGACAATTCTGCCTCTGTAAGACTCAACCTGCTCATCCAGAGGACCCTTATTACTTTATCTTTGCAGGGCTGTTCCTTATCCTTGGCCAGCAGATGCACCCAGATAGTGGCCATACGGCAGCACTGGCCTGACCACTTGTTGACACTCAGCAACCTCCCCATGTACATTGCAAGCGGCCTGGTGTCACTTTCTGCCTCAGGTTGGTTAGTTCCCATGCAGAATagctctaggacagtgtttctcaaccttggcaactttaagatgtgtggacttcaactcccagaattccccagtcagccatgggaAGTACTTGAGCTCTCAGACCTGCCTGGT encodes:
- the IMPA1 gene encoding inositol monophosphatase 1; its protein translation is MADPWEGCMNYAVALARKAGEIIREALTEDITVMVKSSPADLVTITDQKVENMIISSIKEKYPSHSFIGEESVAAGAGSILTDNPTWIIDPIDGTTNFVHRFPFVAVSIGFVVKKQMEFGIVYSCVEDKMYTGQKGKGAFCNGQKLQVSKQQDITKALLVSELGSSRDPEVIKTVLSNMQRLLSIPIHGIRAVGTAAINMCLVATGGADAYYEMGIHCWDMAGAGIIILEAGGVLLDVSGGPFDLMSRRIIAANSQAIAERIAKEILIIPLQRDDAVN